In Triticum aestivum cultivar Chinese Spring chromosome 5B, IWGSC CS RefSeq v2.1, whole genome shotgun sequence, the following proteins share a genomic window:
- the LOC123115768 gene encoding cytochrome P450 81Q32 — protein sequence MVMEVSFSHALLLASLLLLLYLLSSRGKNSSNGSIPSPPALPVIGHLHLLKKPLHRSLAALAVRYGGGRDGAGLLLLRFGARPVLLVSSPAIAEECFTVHDVALADRPGLASRRLLTGDACPSIASASYGPVWRHLRRIATVHALSAHRLSLTTAARDVEARAMARKLWRATRLGATAVSVKLTAFEFVVNVIMAMVAGRRMAGDEVLRFKAMTEAGFAAAGAANRHDFLPLLRLLDFGRTRRRLAGLAKERHEFGQGLVDEYRRLHQGHGVVGAVTEDTTSTPAQRTVIGDLLRQQEGSPESYADVVIRTICLSLLQAGTDTSSSTIEWAMALLLNNPHVLAKAKEEIDAVVGTSRLLEEHDLACLPYLRCIITETLRMYPIAPHLAPHQASSDCVIAGRQYIIACGTMVLVDVYSMQRDPTMWDEPNRFIPERFEVGIGEDGDKQVARMMPFGMGRRKCLGEGLAWRTVGVALGVMVQCFRWELMGNEEADMSEGSGFTMPMVAPLVAMCQPREEMDEILKRI from the exons ATGGTCATGGAGGTCTCCTTCTCGCATGCCTTGCTCTTGGCTTCTCTTCTCCTCCTCTTGTACTTGCTCTCCTCCCGTGGCAAGAACTCTAGCAATGGCAGCATTCCGAGCCCACCAGCGCTTCCCGTCATCGGCCACCTCCATCTCCTCAAGAAACCGCTGCACCGCTCCCTCGCCGCGCTCGCCGTGCGCTACGGCGGCGGCCGGGACGGCGCCGGTCTCCTCCTTCTCCGGTTCGGCGCCAGACCGgtcctcctcgtctcctccccgGCCATTGCCGAGGAGTGCTTCACCGTCCACGACGTCGCGCTCGCTGATCGCCCGGGGCTTGCGTCGCGGCGGCTGCTCACCGGCGATGCGTGCCCCAGCATCGCCAGCGCGAGCTACGGTCCGGTCTGGCGCCACCTCCGCCGCATCGCTACCGTGCACGCGCTCTCCGCGCACCGCCTTTCGCTCACGACCGCCGCCCGCGATGTTGAGGCCCGCGCCATGGCGCGGAAGCTCTGGCGAGCCACCCGTCTGGGCGCCACGGCGGTCAGCGTGAAGCTTACGGCGTTCGAGTTTGTTGTCAACGTGATCATGGCCATGGTCGCGGGAAGGCGCATGGCGGGGGACGAGGTCCTCCGGTTCAAGGCGATGACCGAGGCGGGGTTCGCGGCCGCGGGTGCGGCGAACCGGCACGACTTCTTGCCACTGCTACGGCTGCTGGACTTTGGAAGGACGAGGAGGAGGCTCGCCGGCCTGGCCAAGGAGCGGCACGAGTTCGGCCAGGGTCTCGTCGACGAGTACAGACGTCTTCACCAAGGTCACGGTGTCGTCGGTGCTGTCACCGAGGACACGACGTCGACGCCGGCACAGAGAACGGTGATTGGGGACCTGCTCCGGCAGCAGGAGGGATCGCCAGAATCGTACGCCGACGTGGTCATCCGCACGATTTGCCTG AGCTTGCTTCAAGCTGGGACGGACACGTCATCTAGCACGATCGAGTGGGCAATGGCTCTTCTACTTAACAATCCACACGTTCTTGCAAAGGCGAAGGAGGAGATCGACGCCGTTGTGGGCACATCCCGGCTGCTCGAGGAGCATGatctcgcatgcctcccgtaccTTCGTTGCATTATCACCGAGACCCTTCGGATGTACCCTATCGCCCCGCACCTTGCCCCGCACCAAGCCTCCTCTGACTGTGTCATTGCTGGCAGGCAATACATCATCGCATGCGGAACAATGGTGTTGGTTGATGTGTACTCCATGCAGCGGGATCCTACCATGTGGGACGAGCCGAACAGGTTCATTCCTGAGAGGTTTGAGGTTGGCATTGGTGAGGACGGCGACAAACAGGTGGCCAGGATGATGCCATTCGGCATGGGCCGGCGGAAGTGCCTCGGCGAGGGTCTAGCATGGAGGACAGTGGGGGTAGCACTTGGGGTGATGGTGCAGTGCTTCAGGTGGGAGTTGATGGGGAATGAGGAGGCGGACATGAGCGAGGGGTCAGGGTTCACCATGCCCATGGTTGCGCCACTAGTGGCAATGTGTCAACCCCGTGAAGAAATGGATGAAATTCTCAAGAGGATTTAG